From a region of the Lactuca sativa cultivar Salinas chromosome 4, Lsat_Salinas_v11, whole genome shotgun sequence genome:
- the LOC111918952 gene encoding F-box/kelch-repeat protein At1g15670, which yields MDLIPGLPNDVGLECLIRVPYNHFSSAASVCRSWKSEIDLPLFRNHRKSAGLSRRIFVMVQSQLDSNMNHGLRKYMITPVYRLSVYELETGDWSELPPIPGFSDGLPYFCQIAPVGYNLVVMGGLSPENWEASNFVFVYNFVSATWRRGPDMPGSTRSFFGCASDNDRRVFVGGGHDNEKNALRSGMMYDVADDRWVILPDMADERDECKGAFHRGKFYVIGGYNTSMQGNFGTSAEAFDVPTWRWEKKEDEFLGTDTCPRTCVDGGDGVMYMYQDGVIVALDHSFKTKIPKDLDRVHCVIGCEGRLLAVGSVGFGKSHGVYVLDLKSHTWKKVETPEEYSGHVQSGCCLEI from the coding sequence ATGGACCTCATACCAGGTCTCCCCAATGATGTCGGTTTAGAGTGTCTGATTCGCGTCCCTTACAACCACTTCTCCTCCGCCGCCTCCGTTTGCCGGAGCTGGAAGTCGGAGATTGACCTTCCTCTGTTTCGGAACCACCGCAAGTCCGCCGGGCTGAGCCGTCGCATCTTCGTGATGGTGCAGTCGCAGCTTGATTCGAACATGAACCACGGGTTACGGAAGTATATGATCACACCGGTTTACCGTCTCTCCGTTTACGAGCTGGAAACTGGTGACTGGAGTGAGCTGCCGCCGATCCCTGGGTTTTCCGACGGGTTACCTTATTTTTGTCAGATTGCTCCGGTCGGGTATAATCTTGTGGTGATGGGCGGGTTAAGCCCGGAGAACTGGGAGGCTTCGAATTTTGTTTTTGTGTATAACTTCGTTTCCGCCACGTGGCGACGTGGGCCCGATATGCCAGGGAGTACAAGGTCGTTTTTTGGATGTGCGTCGGATAATGACCGGAGAGTGTTCGTCGGCGGCGGACATGATAACGAAAAGAATGCACTCCGGTCAGGGATGATGTATGACGTGGCGGACGATAGATGGGTCATACTACCTGACATGGCAGACGAGCGTGACGAATGCAAAGGAGCTTTCCACCGTGGCAAATTCTACGTCATTGGTGGGTACAACACGTCAATGCAAGGGAACTTTGGGACAAGCGCAGAAGCTTTCGATGTTCCCACGTGGCGATGGGAAAAAAAAGAAGATGAGTTCTTGGGAACTGACACGTGTCCGAGAACATGCGTGGACGGTGGTGATGGGGTGATGTACATGTATCAAGATGGTGTGATCGTAGCACTGGATCATTCCTTCAAAACGAAGATCCCAAAGGATTTGGATAGAGTACATTGTGTAATCGGATGTGAAGGAAGGCTATTAGCCGTTGGATCTGTTGGATTTGGTAAAAGTCATGGGGTGTACGTGTTAGATCTGAAGAGCCACACGTGGAAAAAGGTGGAGACGCCGGAGGAATATTCCGGCCACGTTCAGTCCGGTTGTTGTTTGGAAATATAA
- the LOC111918951 gene encoding uncharacterized protein LOC111918951, which produces MDEYNRIDVQRNSGRQSSRPVSKSLLSGKSTPRGSPSFRRLNSSRTPRKDGRTGGFGTNCFKSNRIVLWLLLITLWAYAGFYIQSRWAHGDNKEGIFGGNDSNDETDKTESEQVPRRDLSVSNNSFTDQVVINVNQPDVKKTNNMVKNISNGVSKSHTIVPIKKRTKRSRRKRGNKKKGLETEISKNLEIQEEQLPNTNATYGMLFGPFGSIEDKVLEWSPTKRSGTCDRKSQFARLVWSRKFVLIFHELSMTGAPLSMMELATELLSCGATVSVVALSRRGGLLTELARKKIRVLEDKDKVSFKTAMKADLVIAGSAVCSSWIEQYLDHSVAGTRQLVWWIMENRREYFDRSKLVLNRVKQLVFLSKSQSKQWMDWCKEENIEFKSPPSLVPLSVNDELAFVAGINCSLNTPAFTTEKMLEKRLMLRKIIREEMGVKDSDMLVMALSSINPGKGHFLLLESLELTVDKSQRGLVDHGESLKKMLRGSDEKKQGGEIKLLIGSVGSKSNKVFYVKSLLKFLSNHSDLEKSVLWTPATTRVASLYSAADVYVINSQGIGETFGRVTIEAMAFGIPVLGTDSGGTKEIVEQNVTGLLHPIGHQGTSILSKNLQYLLKNPSERQRMGLQGRQKVKNMYLKKHMYKIFWEVLYNTMRIK; this is translated from the exons ATGGATGAATACAATCGAATAGATGTGCAAAGAAACTCAGGGAGACAATCATCACGCCCAGTCTCAAAGTCATTATTATCAGGTAAATCAACACCTAGAGGTTCTCCTTCATTTAGAAGATTAAACTCCAGTCGAACCCCTAGAAAAGATGGAAGAACAGGTGGATTTGGTACTAATTGTTTCAAAAGCAACCGAATTGTGCTTTGGTTGCTTCTGATCACTCTTTGGGCTTATGCTGGATTCTATATCCAATCAAGGTGGGCTCATGGTGACAACAAAGAAGGGATCTTTGGAGGAAATGATTCAAATGATGAAACTGATAAAACCGAATCTGAACAAGTTCCTAGGAGGGATTTGAGTGTGAGTAATAATTCATTCACAGATCAAGTTGTGATCAATGTCAATCAGCCTGATGTAAAGAAGACAAATAATATGGTCAAGAACATATCTAATGGTGTATCAAAGTCACACACAATTGTACCCATAAAGAAACGAACTAAAAGATCAAGGCGTAAACGTGGTAATAAAAAAAAGGGTTTGGAAACTGAGATTAGTAAGAATCTTGAAATCCAAGAAGAACAACTTCCTAACACAAATGCTACTTATGGGATGTTATTTGGTCCATTTGGTTCAATAGAAGACAAAGTTTTGGAATGGAGCCCTACAAAGCGATCAGGAACATGTGATAGGAAAAGTCAATTTGCTCGTCTTGTTTGgtcaagaaaatttgttttgatatTCCATGAGCTATCAATGACTGGAGCTCCACTTTCAATGATGGAGTTAGCAACCGAGCTTTTAAGCTGTGGAGCAACTGTTTCTGTAGTTGCTCTTAGCAGAAGAGGTGGATTGCTAACCGAACTTGCAAGAAAAAAAATTAGGGTTCTTGAAGACAAAGATAAAGTCAGCTTCAAAACTGCCATGAAAGCAGATCTTGTCATTGCTGGTTCAGCTGTATGCTCATCATGGATTG AACAATATCTTGACCACTCTGTGGCTGGGACACGTCAGCTTGTGTGGTGGATCATGGAGAATCGACGCGAGTATTTTGACCGGTCAAAGCTTGTTCTAAATCGTGTAAAACAATTGGTTTTCCTTTCTAAATCACAATCTAAACAATGGATGGATTGGTGTAAAGAAGAAAATATTGAATTCAAGTCGCCACCCTCTTTGGTTCCACTCTCGGTTAACGATGAGCTAGCTTTTGTAGCTGGAATAAATTGTTCCCTAAATACCCCTGCATTCACCACTGAAAAGATGCTGGAAAAAAGATTGATGTTAAGAAAAATAATCAGAGAAGAAATGGGAGTCAAAGATAGTGATATGCTTGTGATGGCATTGAGCAGTATAAACCCTGGAAAGGGTCATTTTTTGCTTCTTGAATCTTTAGAGTTGACCGTTGATAAAAGCCAAAGAGGATTGGTTGACCATGGTGAAAGTTTAAAGAAAATGTTGAGAGGAAGTGATGAAaagaaacaagggggagagattAAGCTCTTAATTGGTTCAGTTGGGTCAAAGAGCAATAAGGTGTTTTACGTAAAATCACTCCTTAAGTTCTTATCGAATCATTCGGATTTGGAAAAATCCGTGTTATGGACCCCAGCAACAACTCGTGTTGCCTCTCTTTACTCTGCAGCGGATGTCTACGTTATAAATTCTCAG GGGATTGGAGAAACATTTGGAAGAGTAACAATTGAAGCAATGGCATTTGGTATTCCC gtGCTTGGGACAGATTCAGGGGGCACGAAAGAGATTGTGGAACAAAACGTAACGGGTCTTTTACACCCTATTGGACATCAAGGAACAAGTATTCTTTCCAAAAACCTTCAATATTTACTAAAAAACCCATCAGAACGACAGCGTATGGGACTCCAAGGAAgacaaaaagttaaaaacatgTACTTGAAAAAGCACATGTACAAGATCTTTTGGGAAGTTCTATACAACACCATGAGAATAAAATAA